One region of Hydrogenobaculum sp. Y04AAS1 genomic DNA includes:
- the trmD gene encoding tRNA (guanosine(37)-N1)-methyltransferase TrmD, whose translation MINFFVVSIFPEIIECYTKFGILSKAIKQGFVSVHAVNPRNFYEKVDDTAYGGFPGMVLKPEPIVAAYEHVLSITSEKPFVIKPEPWGKTINQHILNNLKNKKNIIILCGRYEGMDKRVDNIVDLDVSIGDFILSSGELVALSIIDGIARLLEGVLSDKESLGQDSFSNKWLGYPVYTRPEEFKRHKIPWVLKTGNHKLIKLWSLWERIELTIRLRPDLIPKNLTDIEKLFLEAIKTNLSFEEVLCWNKKLL comes from the coding sequence ATGATTAATTTTTTTGTAGTTAGCATATTTCCAGAAATAATAGAGTGTTATACTAAATTTGGTATCTTATCAAAAGCCATAAAACAAGGGTTTGTCAGTGTTCATGCTGTAAATCCAAGAAATTTTTATGAAAAAGTAGATGATACCGCTTACGGTGGGTTCCCAGGAATGGTGTTAAAACCAGAGCCTATAGTGGCCGCCTACGAGCATGTATTGTCTATCACTTCTGAAAAACCCTTTGTAATAAAACCAGAACCATGGGGCAAAACAATAAACCAGCATATATTAAACAATTTAAAAAATAAAAAAAATATTATAATATTATGCGGTAGATATGAAGGAATGGACAAAAGAGTAGACAATATAGTGGATTTGGACGTATCCATAGGAGATTTTATACTAAGTAGCGGGGAATTGGTGGCACTTTCAATAATAGATGGTATAGCAAGACTTTTAGAAGGGGTTTTGTCAGACAAAGAAAGCTTAGGGCAGGATTCTTTCTCAAACAAGTGGCTTGGTTATCCAGTTTATACAAGACCAGAGGAATTTAAAAGACATAAGATACCATGGGTATTGAAAACCGGAAATCATAAACTAATAAAGCTTTGGAGTCTATGGGAACGAATAGAGCTTACAATAAGGTTAAGACCAGATTTAATACCAAAAAATTTAACCGATATAGAAAAGCTATTTTTAGAAGCCATAAAAACAAATCTAAGTTTTGAAGAGGTGTTATGTTGGAACAAGAAACTGTTATAA
- a CDS encoding AtpZ/AtpI family protein gives MNLKEFSALNVAFNILGGIIAGLFVGYMLDKLAFDFFHKSTSPLFLFIFLAFGIIAGFKNAYQDFKKTLKDD, from the coding sequence ATGAACCTAAAAGAGTTTAGCGCTTTAAATGTTGCTTTTAACATCCTAGGCGGTATAATAGCGGGCTTATTTGTTGGATATATGCTTGATAAGTTGGCTTTTGATTTTTTCCATAAAAGCACATCACCTTTGTTTTTGTTTATATTTTTAGCTTTTGGCATAATAGCTGGTTTTAAAAACGCTTACCAAGATTTTAAAAAAACGTTAAAAGATGATTAA
- the pheA gene encoding prephenate dehydratase, with translation MTKELEDLRSEIDKIDAKIVELLNKRAAIAKKIGEIKKQQNIQVRNLQREREVISNVLKENEKYGVFPKEALEIIYKEIISAISSLEGVVKIAYFGPKATFTHQAAISHFGLSSDYIASDSISTVFELVESGNAHYGVVPIENTIEGVVNHTIDLLMDAELFIVGEIIIPINLFLLSLETDIAKISKVYSHKHALAQSRKFLEKYLPFAEILEAKSTANACEITQKEPGTAAIASEVAAYVYGLNILAKNIQDQKNNFTRFLIIGKTLTKPTGKDKTSIIMGVKNQTGALYKALEIFYRHNINLTKIESRPSKKKAWDDIFYVDMEGHIEDKNVKEALEELDKNSHMIKFLGSYPK, from the coding sequence ATGACAAAAGAGTTAGAGGATTTAAGAAGTGAGATAGACAAAATAGACGCAAAAATAGTAGAGCTTCTAAACAAAAGAGCCGCTATTGCAAAAAAGATAGGAGAAATAAAAAAACAGCAAAATATACAAGTTAGGAACTTACAAAGGGAAAGAGAAGTTATATCAAATGTACTAAAAGAAAATGAAAAATACGGTGTGTTTCCAAAAGAAGCACTGGAAATAATATATAAAGAGATTATATCTGCCATATCATCTTTAGAAGGGGTTGTAAAGATAGCCTACTTTGGACCAAAAGCGACGTTTACTCATCAGGCAGCCATATCCCATTTTGGATTATCTTCTGATTATATTGCCTCTGATTCTATATCTACAGTTTTTGAGCTTGTAGAATCAGGAAACGCCCATTACGGAGTAGTACCCATAGAAAATACCATAGAGGGGGTAGTAAATCATACCATTGACCTTTTAATGGATGCAGAGCTTTTTATAGTAGGAGAAATCATAATACCTATAAATCTATTTTTATTATCGTTAGAGACAGATATTGCCAAAATAAGCAAAGTATATTCCCATAAACATGCACTAGCACAAAGCAGGAAATTTTTAGAGAAGTACCTTCCTTTTGCAGAGATACTAGAAGCTAAAAGCACCGCAAACGCCTGTGAAATAACTCAAAAAGAACCAGGAACAGCAGCCATAGCATCTGAAGTGGCCGCTTACGTTTACGGATTAAACATATTGGCAAAAAACATCCAAGACCAAAAAAATAACTTCACAAGATTTTTAATAATAGGCAAAACACTTACAAAGCCCACAGGAAAAGACAAAACCAGCATAATTATGGGTGTTAAAAACCAAACAGGAGCCCTTTATAAAGCCCTTGAAATATTTTATAGGCACAATATAAACCTTACTAAAATAGAGTCAAGGCCTTCCAAGAAAAAGGCTTGGGATGATATATTTTATGTAGATATGGAAGGACATATCGAAGATAAAAATGTAAAAGAAGCATTAGAAGAACTTGACAAAAACAGCCATATGATAAAATTTTTGGGCTCTTATCCAAAATGA
- the secF gene encoding protein translocase subunit SecF, translating into MRIKYIHFIKYRYYSYVISIILILLSAFSLYTRGLNLGLDFTGGTMLEVRFQTPVSVKQVDDALYKVDIKDAVVQRTNTGDIIVKIRVGEKPSLVEKALNSIGSFQLLQREDIGSVVSGELRKKAVWAVITALVGILIYLSFRYEFLFALGGILALAHDVFIVVGAYSWTYKEVSLDVLASILVVAGYSITDTVVVFDRIRENLKLRKGMDLSEIINLSVNQNIVRTIMTSSTVFLSSLGLYLFGGSVLSDISFAFLIGVVVGTLSSIFVASALVLDIKILLRKIKKQKPQSI; encoded by the coding sequence ATGCGGATTAAATATATACATTTTATAAAGTATAGATACTATTCTTATGTGATATCTATAATATTGATATTGCTTTCAGCTTTTAGCTTGTATACGAGAGGCTTAAACCTTGGCCTTGATTTTACCGGTGGGACAATGCTAGAAGTAAGGTTCCAAACACCTGTAAGCGTAAAGCAAGTAGATGATGCTCTTTATAAGGTAGATATCAAAGATGCAGTTGTTCAGCGTACAAACACTGGCGATATTATTGTGAAGATAAGGGTAGGTGAGAAGCCAAGCCTTGTAGAAAAAGCGTTAAATAGCATTGGTAGTTTTCAGCTTTTACAAAGAGAAGATATCGGTTCTGTGGTAAGTGGAGAACTAAGGAAAAAGGCTGTATGGGCTGTAATTACTGCTTTAGTAGGCATACTGATATATCTATCCTTTAGATATGAGTTTTTGTTTGCTCTTGGTGGAATATTGGCGCTTGCTCACGACGTTTTTATAGTTGTGGGTGCTTATTCTTGGACTTATAAAGAAGTGAGTTTGGACGTTTTGGCTTCAATTCTTGTGGTGGCTGGCTATTCTATAACAGATACCGTGGTAGTATTTGATAGAATAAGAGAAAATCTCAAATTAAGAAAAGGTATGGACCTGTCTGAGATTATAAACTTGTCTGTTAACCAAAATATAGTAAGGACCATAATGACATCTTCTACTGTGTTCTTATCTTCTTTAGGTCTATACCTTTTTGGTGGAAGCGTTTTATCCGATATTTCTTTTGCGTTTTTAATAGGCGTTGTGGTGGGTACCCTTTCTTCTATATTTGTGGCTTCAGCTCTTGTGCTTGATATAAAAATTTTACTTAGAAAGATCAAAAAACAAAAACCACAATCAATATAG
- a CDS encoding FAD-dependent oxidoreductase — protein sequence MAKRVVIIGGGVGGVSTAYNLRKLDANIDIKVVSGRPYFGFTPAFPHLAIGWRKFGDISTPLQPVLKKKNIDFINEDAEKIDPDANKVTLKSGKVLEYDYLVIATGPKLVFTEGQEENGHSVCTVDHALELNKALEKFFEKPGPVVVGAKPGTSCFGPGYEFAFMLHYEAKKRGLRHKFPIHYITSEPFLGHLGLGGVGTSRRVMEDLMAERDIRPIINVKTKKVNPNSVVYEDLNGKEYEVESSFTMLMPSFMGTDVVASAGDKVANPANKMVIVDKCFNNPNYRNIYGVGVVAAIPPVEQTPVPTGTPKTGQMIEGMALATALNIVSDIRNSSERYMPTLAAICIADMGNDAAGFIAYPVIPPRAWTLQKRSKWMHWVKSGFEKYFLWKVKTGDVEPWFEKMGLEAMFNLHLVEPCPDCSGVPGKQ from the coding sequence ATGGCAAAAAGAGTGGTTATTATAGGCGGTGGTGTAGGTGGCGTATCTACCGCTTACAATTTAAGGAAATTAGACGCTAACATTGATATCAAAGTAGTTTCTGGAAGACCTTACTTTGGTTTTACACCGGCGTTTCCTCATTTGGCTATAGGATGGCGTAAATTTGGTGACATATCAACGCCTCTTCAACCTGTTTTGAAGAAAAAGAACATAGATTTTATAAATGAAGACGCTGAGAAGATAGACCCGGATGCCAACAAAGTAACTTTAAAAAGTGGTAAAGTGTTAGAATACGATTATCTTGTAATAGCCACCGGCCCAAAGCTTGTATTTACAGAGGGCCAAGAGGAAAATGGACATTCTGTATGTACAGTGGATCACGCTTTAGAGCTCAACAAAGCTTTGGAAAAGTTTTTTGAAAAACCAGGTCCAGTGGTGGTTGGTGCTAAACCAGGTACTAGCTGTTTTGGCCCAGGGTATGAATTTGCTTTTATGCTACATTATGAAGCAAAGAAAAGAGGCTTAAGGCATAAGTTCCCAATCCATTATATAACTTCTGAGCCGTTTTTGGGTCATCTCGGTTTAGGTGGTGTTGGAACCTCAAGAAGGGTTATGGAAGATCTGATGGCCGAAAGGGATATAAGACCTATTATAAATGTAAAAACAAAAAAAGTAAACCCTAACTCTGTAGTTTATGAGGATTTAAATGGCAAAGAATATGAGGTAGAATCTTCTTTTACTATGCTTATGCCAAGTTTTATGGGTACAGATGTAGTAGCAAGCGCTGGTGATAAAGTAGCAAATCCGGCCAACAAGATGGTTATAGTGGATAAGTGCTTCAACAATCCAAATTATAGAAACATATACGGTGTTGGTGTAGTAGCTGCTATACCTCCAGTAGAACAAACTCCAGTGCCTACCGGTACTCCAAAAACTGGTCAAATGATAGAGGGTATGGCTTTGGCCACCGCTTTAAACATAGTATCTGATATAAGAAACAGCTCAGAAAGGTATATGCCTACTTTGGCCGCTATATGTATAGCTGATATGGGTAACGATGCCGCTGGTTTTATAGCCTATCCAGTTATACCACCAAGAGCTTGGACCTTGCAAAAAAGGAGTAAATGGATGCACTGGGTAAAGAGCGGTTTTGAAAAATACTTCTTGTGGAAGGTAAAGACCGGTGATGTAGAGCCATGGTTTGAAAAGATGGGTCTTGAGGCTATGTTTAATCTTCACTTAGTAGAGCCATGTCCTGATTGCAGCGGTGTGCCAGGGAAACAATAA
- a CDS encoding sulfite exporter TauE/SafE family protein, producing the protein MHTIDMINLLNPHFWDYFLYGAFVVASAFYIRATIGFGSGLISVSLLSLLFPIKEVVPVVLILDLAGSILLGAYDFTHIRFKELTWLFPGSIIGLIIGTFILANTDAQNITRFLGVFIISYVIYAVSFKPEKLPIIRKFWAFPLGILAGIIGSLYGGGGPPLVAYLQLRRIEKRSFRATFQVIALLDNILRVFTYLSVGLLNLKLFEISLSLIPFAGLGLFGGNKLHMKISNETFMRLTLLFLFLIGIKYLI; encoded by the coding sequence ATGCATACAATAGATATGATAAATTTACTAAACCCACATTTTTGGGACTATTTTTTGTACGGTGCTTTTGTGGTAGCCTCGGCTTTTTACATAAGAGCCACAATAGGTTTTGGCTCTGGGCTTATTTCAGTATCGCTTCTAAGTCTTTTGTTTCCCATAAAGGAAGTGGTACCAGTGGTGCTCATTTTAGACTTGGCTGGGTCTATACTGTTAGGAGCTTACGATTTTACACACATAAGGTTTAAAGAATTAACATGGCTTTTTCCAGGTAGCATCATAGGGCTTATCATAGGTACATTTATTTTGGCAAACACAGACGCTCAAAACATAACAAGATTTTTAGGGGTATTTATCATATCCTATGTGATATATGCCGTTAGTTTTAAACCGGAGAAGTTACCAATTATAAGAAAATTCTGGGCATTTCCACTGGGGATACTTGCTGGTATTATAGGAAGCTTATACGGCGGTGGTGGTCCTCCCTTGGTAGCTTACCTTCAGCTAAGAAGAATAGAAAAAAGAAGCTTTAGGGCAACGTTTCAAGTGATAGCACTTTTAGATAACATCCTTAGGGTTTTCACCTATCTTAGTGTAGGCCTTTTAAACTTAAAACTATTTGAGATAAGCCTATCTCTTATACCTTTTGCTGGTTTAGGGCTTTTTGGAGGAAACAAACTACATATGAAAATATCAAATGAAACATTTATGAGACTAACACTCTTATTTTTATTTTTAATAGGAATAAAATATTTAATATAA
- the tmk gene encoding dTMP kinase, producing the protein MENTTIQKPYIIVFEGIDGSGKSTQINIVYELLKYENVKLLREPGSTEMGEKIRDILKSQKLDPKTQTFLIEASRAHMIEKHFKGFEGILLLDRYIYSTIAYQGYGFGIDINFLKALNDFVCDIYIPDIVFLFDIDPRTALERLKREKDMFEDLEFLKKVRDGYLKLAKEYNFYTIDASKNVEAITNEITNILKRHSLLF; encoded by the coding sequence ATGGAAAATACAACTATACAAAAACCCTACATCATAGTTTTTGAAGGAATAGACGGCAGCGGAAAATCCACACAAATAAATATAGTTTATGAGCTTTTAAAATATGAAAACGTAAAATTATTAAGAGAACCGGGCTCTACAGAGATGGGAGAGAAAATTAGAGATATATTAAAATCACAAAAACTAGACCCAAAAACCCAAACATTCCTAATAGAAGCTTCAAGAGCACATATGATAGAAAAGCATTTCAAAGGTTTTGAAGGTATACTACTTTTGGATAGATATATATATTCAACGATAGCTTATCAGGGGTATGGTTTTGGTATCGATATAAACTTTCTAAAAGCCCTAAACGATTTCGTATGCGATATATATATACCAGATATTGTATTTCTATTTGACATAGACCCAAGAACAGCTCTTGAAAGGCTAAAAAGAGAAAAAGATATGTTTGAAGATTTAGAATTTTTAAAAAAGGTAAGGGATGGTTATTTAAAACTTGCAAAAGAATACAATTTCTATACAATAGACGCCTCAAAAAATGTGGAGGCCATCACAAACGAAATCACCAATATTTTAAAACGGCATAGTTTATTATTTTGA
- the dnaB gene encoding replicative DNA helicase — MNNTDTLLNKNSILDIDLPRDEAAERSVLGSMLYDLENIPVVAEVLKEDDFFEPIHSTLFKLLLEYYFENANLNTIDRVLLKDFIEKKKITDIAEDFLEALVLEAVTDIEILQSVIKIIKEKAIQRAIINLGIKIIRETKQTQDSNILIETIQSELINIASDNVNVGYFELKDILENVISIIEKFAHKKELVTGVPTGFIDLDKLTTGFHESDLVIIAARPGMGKSSFMLSMMHNMAKKDVDVGIFSLEMSKEQLIMRLLSSSSKIDMQRLRTGMVTDEEIKLLNSTKEELSKLKIYIDDSPAITISDLRIKARKLVREKGVKIIAIDYLQLVRSIRAKGNRQEEVAEVSRNLKALAKELKIPVIALAQLSRQTEHRSDKRPQLSDLRESGQIEQDADLIIFLHRPEYYKKNPLPEEKGIVEVIIAKQRQGPTGIVRLAFISDFASFYQLSEKAASLYSKYEGEDNGLTEDSDIVDTDIDLDVDF; from the coding sequence ATGAACAACACAGACACATTATTAAACAAAAACAGCATACTTGATATCGATTTACCAAGAGACGAAGCTGCGGAAAGATCTGTGCTTGGTTCTATGCTTTACGATTTAGAAAACATACCAGTAGTAGCAGAGGTATTAAAAGAAGATGATTTCTTTGAGCCGATACATAGCACCCTTTTTAAGCTTTTATTAGAATACTATTTTGAAAATGCAAATCTAAACACCATAGATAGAGTTTTGTTAAAAGATTTTATAGAAAAAAAGAAAATAACAGATATAGCGGAAGACTTTTTAGAAGCGCTCGTTTTAGAAGCTGTTACCGATATAGAGATTTTACAAAGTGTAATAAAAATTATAAAAGAAAAAGCTATTCAAAGAGCTATAATAAATTTAGGCATCAAGATAATAAGGGAAACAAAACAAACCCAAGATTCAAACATCCTTATAGAAACTATACAAAGTGAACTTATAAACATAGCCTCTGACAATGTAAACGTTGGATACTTTGAGCTAAAAGATATATTGGAAAATGTTATAAGCATAATAGAAAAATTTGCCCATAAAAAAGAGCTTGTTACCGGTGTACCTACTGGTTTTATTGATTTGGACAAGCTTACCACAGGTTTTCACGAATCTGACCTTGTGATAATAGCAGCAAGACCTGGAATGGGAAAATCTTCCTTTATGCTTTCAATGATGCACAACATGGCTAAAAAAGACGTAGATGTTGGAATATTTTCGCTGGAGATGAGTAAAGAACAACTTATTATGAGGCTTTTATCTTCATCAAGTAAAATAGACATGCAAAGACTTAGAACTGGGATGGTAACAGACGAAGAGATAAAGCTCTTGAACTCTACAAAAGAAGAGCTGTCAAAATTAAAAATCTACATAGACGACTCCCCAGCCATTACAATATCAGATCTTCGCATAAAAGCCAGAAAACTAGTTAGAGAAAAAGGCGTCAAGATAATAGCAATAGACTATCTTCAGCTTGTAAGGTCCATAAGAGCAAAAGGCAATAGACAAGAAGAAGTGGCTGAAGTATCTAGAAATTTAAAAGCCTTGGCAAAAGAGCTAAAAATACCTGTAATAGCCTTAGCTCAGCTTTCACGCCAAACAGAGCATAGATCAGACAAAAGACCCCAGCTATCGGATTTAAGAGAGTCTGGCCAAATAGAACAAGATGCGGATCTCATCATCTTCTTGCATAGACCAGAGTATTACAAAAAAAATCCATTGCCAGAGGAAAAGGGAATTGTAGAAGTCATAATAGCAAAGCAAAGGCAAGGACCTACTGGCATAGTTAGACTTGCTTTTATTAGCGATTTCGCATCTTTTTACCAGCTATCAGAAAAAGCTGCCTCCCTTTACTCAAAATATGAGGGAGAGGACAACGGTTTAACAGAAGATAGCGATATAGTAGATACAGATATAGATTTGGACGTAGATTTTTAA
- a CDS encoding lysophospholipid acyltransferase family protein, whose product MKDSLIKLLPYGIRLLRKTIKIACDRDDSKDRAVIYALWHSQALAVAMYGIDKNIYSMASQNKDGDIAAILLEGLGFGVVRGSSNKDNKDKGGAKALIQIKKILEQGYNIAITVDGPTGPPKKVKQGIVYLAQKTRRPIVGIYAHISNYISLNSWDRFQIPLPFSSIKLNTTDDIYIEENADLEEYTKLLEEKMIGLELK is encoded by the coding sequence ATGAAAGATAGCCTCATAAAGCTTTTGCCATATGGTATAAGGCTTTTAAGAAAAACCATAAAAATAGCCTGCGATAGAGACGATTCAAAAGACAGAGCTGTTATATATGCATTATGGCATTCTCAGGCTTTAGCTGTAGCTATGTACGGCATAGACAAAAACATTTACAGTATGGCAAGCCAAAACAAAGATGGTGATATAGCTGCTATTTTACTGGAAGGTCTTGGTTTTGGAGTAGTAAGAGGTTCCAGCAACAAAGACAACAAAGACAAGGGAGGAGCTAAAGCTCTTATTCAGATAAAAAAAATTTTAGAACAAGGTTATAATATAGCTATTACAGTAGATGGACCCACTGGACCACCCAAGAAAGTAAAACAAGGTATCGTTTACCTTGCTCAAAAAACAAGAAGACCGATAGTGGGTATATACGCACACATATCAAACTATATAAGCCTTAACTCCTGGGACAGATTTCAAATACCATTACCTTTTTCAAGCATAAAGCTAAACACTACAGATGACATATATATAGAAGAAAATGCGGATTTAGAAGAATATACAAAATTGTTAGAAGAAAAGATGATAGGACTTGAATTAAAATAA
- the glnA gene encoding type I glutamate--ammonia ligase: MNQAKAQEVLDLVKNEGIEYVDLRFSDPFGQWQHLTIPAYELSMDTFENGRGFDGSSIRGWQSINESDMLAFPDPETSFIDPFMENTIVMICDIYDPITRERYGRDTRYIAQKAEQYLKQTGIGDVAYYGPEAEFFIFDSVEFGNTGNSSFWRVDSEEGWWNREFTSSGYKIPNKRGYFPAPPLDKTHDLRAEMVTIMSKYMGITVELHHHEVATAGQAEIDIRYNSLVKQADNLFKYKYTVRQVAAKYGKFATFMPKVLPNDNGTGMHTHFSIWKGDQNLFAGSDYAGISEICKYAIGGILKHGPALAAITNPTINSYHRLVPGFEAPVRLAYSARNRSASIRIPMYSQSPKAKRIEIRFPDPTTNPYLAFAAILMAAIDGIENKLNPGEPFDKDIYSLPPEELQNIPQLPGSLEESLKTLEEDYEFLLKGGVFTEEFIQMWIESKKEEINKMKFTPHPLEFELYFDI, translated from the coding sequence ATGAATCAAGCAAAAGCTCAAGAGGTCTTGGACCTAGTCAAAAATGAAGGCATTGAGTATGTGGATCTGAGATTTTCAGATCCGTTTGGCCAATGGCAGCACCTTACCATACCAGCCTATGAATTATCTATGGATACGTTCGAAAATGGGAGAGGCTTTGACGGCTCTTCTATAAGAGGCTGGCAATCTATAAATGAATCAGATATGTTAGCTTTCCCAGATCCAGAAACAAGTTTTATAGATCCTTTTATGGAAAATACAATTGTGATGATATGTGATATCTACGACCCCATTACAAGGGAAAGATATGGAAGAGACACAAGATACATAGCTCAAAAAGCAGAACAATATCTCAAACAAACAGGTATAGGCGATGTAGCTTATTATGGACCGGAAGCTGAATTTTTCATATTTGATTCTGTAGAGTTCGGCAACACCGGAAACTCATCTTTCTGGAGGGTAGATTCTGAAGAAGGATGGTGGAATAGAGAGTTTACTTCATCCGGTTATAAAATACCAAACAAGAGAGGATACTTCCCAGCACCTCCACTAGATAAAACTCACGACTTAAGAGCAGAAATGGTAACCATAATGAGCAAATACATGGGTATTACAGTAGAATTACACCACCACGAAGTGGCAACAGCCGGTCAAGCCGAAATAGATATAAGGTATAACTCCTTAGTAAAGCAAGCAGATAATCTTTTTAAATATAAATATACAGTAAGACAAGTAGCAGCTAAGTATGGCAAATTTGCTACTTTTATGCCAAAAGTGTTGCCAAACGACAACGGCACTGGTATGCACACACACTTCTCAATATGGAAAGGTGATCAAAACCTATTTGCCGGTTCTGACTACGCAGGCATATCAGAAATATGTAAATACGCAATAGGTGGTATACTAAAACACGGTCCAGCCTTGGCGGCTATCACAAACCCTACGATAAACTCTTACCATAGGTTGGTACCAGGCTTTGAAGCTCCTGTAAGACTTGCTTACTCTGCTAGAAACAGATCTGCTTCAATAAGGATACCTATGTATTCTCAAAGCCCAAAGGCAAAACGTATAGAAATAAGATTCCCAGACCCTACCACAAACCCATACCTTGCTTTTGCAGCAATATTGATGGCAGCAATTGATGGTATAGAAAACAAGCTAAACCCAGGTGAACCTTTTGATAAAGACATATATTCTCTACCACCAGAAGAACTTCAAAATATACCACAGCTTCCCGGCTCATTAGAAGAATCTCTAAAGACTCTAGAAGAAGATTACGAATTTTTACTAAAAGGCGGTGTATTTACAGAAGAGTTTATCCAAATGTGGATTGAATCAAAGAAAGAGGAAATAAACAAAATGAAATTTACTCCACATCCGCTTGAATTTGAATTATACTTTGATATCTAA
- a CDS encoding P-II family nitrogen regulator, with the protein MKKIEAIIKPFKLDEVKDALTEIGIGGMTVIEIRGFGQQKGHTEVYRGTEYVIDFLPKIKIEIVVKDEEVEKVVNTIMKSAQTGRVGDGKIFILPVEDVIRIRTGERGESAI; encoded by the coding sequence ATGAAAAAGATAGAGGCTATTATAAAGCCTTTTAAATTGGATGAAGTGAAAGACGCTTTAACAGAGATTGGTATAGGTGGCATGACTGTTATAGAGATAAGAGGTTTTGGGCAGCAAAAAGGCCATACAGAAGTATATAGAGGTACAGAGTATGTAATAGATTTTTTACCGAAAATAAAAATCGAAATAGTAGTAAAAGATGAGGAAGTTGAAAAAGTGGTAAACACTATTATGAAATCAGCTCAAACCGGGAGAGTAGGTGATGGTAAGATATTTATATTACCAGTAGAAGATGTAATACGCATAAGAACGGGAGAAAGGGGAGAATCTGCTATTTAA
- the moaCB gene encoding bifunctional molybdenum cofactor biosynthesis protein MoaC/MoaB, which translates to MKTIDVSDKIETLREAKAYGFIELSKETIEKIKSNQLPKGNLIEATKLCALYGAKATQQLLPFCHPISIDFVEGEVNIKENGIEVFATVRGISRTGYEMEALNAVNTMLLNIYDMCKGIDKNMVIKEIKLLSKKGGKSDYFEDLSGEKAAVIVLSDRASKGEYEDKSGKIAIEMLKKLKAEVVHYEVIPDDKDMLIYRLKSLQNTVNIIITSGSTGFSKRDIAPEATKEVIIKEMVGFEEIMRVYGYRKVPKSIMSRGVCGIINENCIVINLPGSSGGVKDNLSMIGGLIKHALKMARGEGH; encoded by the coding sequence ATGAAAACAATAGATGTAAGCGATAAGATAGAAACCCTAAGAGAGGCAAAAGCCTATGGCTTCATAGAGCTTAGTAAGGAAACTATAGAAAAGATTAAATCAAATCAATTGCCAAAAGGTAATCTTATAGAAGCTACAAAATTGTGCGCTTTATACGGTGCGAAAGCGACCCAACAATTACTTCCATTTTGTCATCCTATAAGCATCGATTTTGTGGAAGGTGAGGTAAACATAAAAGAAAACGGCATAGAAGTATTTGCTACAGTAAGAGGAATATCTAGAACAGGCTACGAAATGGAAGCACTAAACGCTGTAAATACAATGCTTTTGAACATATACGACATGTGTAAAGGTATAGACAAAAACATGGTAATAAAAGAAATAAAGCTTTTATCTAAAAAAGGTGGGAAATCCGATTACTTTGAAGATTTATCTGGAGAAAAAGCGGCTGTCATAGTCCTAAGCGATAGAGCTTCCAAAGGAGAATACGAAGATAAAAGCGGCAAAATAGCTATAGAAATGTTAAAAAAACTAAAGGCGGAAGTAGTTCATTACGAGGTCATACCAGATGATAAAGATATGCTGATATATCGTCTTAAAAGCCTACAAAACACTGTAAATATTATTATAACGAGTGGTTCCACTGGTTTTTCAAAAAGAGATATAGCACCGGAAGCCACTAAAGAAGTTATAATAAAAGAGATGGTAGGTTTTGAAGAGATAATGAGAGTTTATGGTTATAGAAAAGTGCCAAAAAGTATAATGTCTAGGGGTGTTTGTGGTATCATAAATGAAAACTGTATAGTGATAAACCTACCGGGAAGTAGTGGTGGCGTAAAAGACAACCTTAGCATGATAGGTGGGCTAATCAAACATGCTCTTAAAATGGCAAGAGGTGAAGGACATTGA